A part of Methanomicrobia archaeon genomic DNA contains:
- a CDS encoding SufD family Fe-S cluster assembly protein — protein MTEKEEIMERAQGAKEKKAALGEDVDIGSYTTEAEEHQALASLEDIAEDYKEDMLCAGIEPSEQDRSGSFLQQDRSVLFSKVKFPGLEIMSTTEAVKKYDWLKDYLWNAIPVDTDKYTAEVELDQTHGYFIRSEPGAKVTVPLQSCLFISTDRVRQNVHNIVIAEENSEIHIITGCSVSHTVSSALHLGVSEFYVKKGAKITFTMVHNWSGGMEVRPRSATIIEDDGVFISNYILMTPVKSLQMFPTTYCVGRNARTTTQSIVYATKNAHIDMGSRAVLQGEGSKAELISRVIATDNAKVIARGDIIGETRNVKGHLECRALMLSDTSAVDSIPELRATRKDLDLSHEAAVGKIAEEEIQYLMTRGLSEEEATSVIIRGFLNVDITGLPEALARETKKMFDLSLEKVM, from the coding sequence ATGACCGAGAAAGAGGAGATAATGGAACGTGCGCAAGGCGCGAAGGAGAAAAAAGCAGCGCTGGGCGAAGACGTCGACATTGGAAGTTATACGACCGAGGCTGAGGAGCATCAGGCGCTTGCTTCGCTGGAAGATATCGCCGAAGACTATAAGGAAGATATGCTTTGTGCAGGTATTGAGCCTTCAGAACAAGACAGATCAGGCTCTTTTTTACAACAAGATCGCTCGGTACTCTTCTCAAAGGTGAAGTTCCCAGGTTTGGAGATTATGAGCACAACCGAAGCGGTAAAGAAGTATGATTGGCTCAAGGACTACCTGTGGAATGCGATTCCGGTAGATACGGATAAATACACCGCCGAGGTTGAATTAGACCAGACGCATGGCTATTTTATCAGATCGGAGCCGGGAGCGAAGGTAACGGTGCCGTTGCAGTCCTGCCTCTTCATCTCCACCGATCGGGTCAGGCAGAACGTGCACAATATCGTCATTGCCGAGGAGAACTCGGAGATCCATATCATTACGGGCTGCTCGGTCTCGCATACGGTGAGTTCCGCGCTCCATCTGGGCGTCTCGGAGTTCTACGTGAAGAAGGGCGCAAAGATCACCTTCACGATGGTGCATAACTGGAGCGGCGGCATGGAGGTTCGGCCGCGGAGTGCGACGATCATTGAGGACGATGGCGTCTTTATCAGCAACTACATCCTGATGACGCCGGTGAAATCGCTTCAGATGTTCCCAACGACGTATTGCGTCGGTCGAAATGCACGGACGACGACGCAGTCGATAGTCTACGCGACGAAGAATGCGCATATCGATATGGGCTCGCGAGCGGTCCTTCAGGGCGAAGGGAGCAAGGCTGAGCTCATCTCACGTGTGATTGCCACGGACAACGCGAAGGTAATCGCACGGGGGGATATCATCGGCGAGACGAGGAATGTGAAAGGCCATCTCGAATGCCGTGCCTTGATGCTCTCGGATACCTCGGCGGTCGATTCGATCCCTGAACTCAGAGCGACGCGGAAAGATCTTGATCTCTCGCACGAGGCAGCAGTTGGGAAGATTGCGGAAGAGGAGATCCAATATTTAATGACCCGTGGCTTGAGCGAGGAGGAGGCCACGTCCGTCATCATTCGAGGGTTCTTGAACGTCGACATCACCGGCTTGCCCGAGGCGCTTGCACGGGAGACGAAGAAGATGTTCGATCTCAGTCTGGAGAAAGTGATGTAA
- a CDS encoding thiazole biosynthesis protein, whose amino-acid sequence MEPIEFARASESQITRAIVQEFAQEFTDYVESDVIIVGGGPSGLIASRELALNGVKVLLIERNNYFGGGFWLGGFLMNKTTVRAPADAILDELKIPYKEYSKGLMVADAPHACSKLIAAACDAGANLLNMVALDDVVLHNEQVTGVVVNWSPVSSLPRQIAAIDPVSLASQLVIDATGHDASVVKKLEERNLLKIKGQGAMWVEASEDLVVKHTSELYPGLMVTGMAVATAYGLPRMGPTFGAMLLSGKKVAEIALERLK is encoded by the coding sequence ATGGAACCGATAGAATTTGCACGAGCATCTGAGAGTCAGATTACAAGAGCGATCGTGCAGGAGTTTGCGCAGGAATTTACAGATTATGTGGAGTCCGACGTTATTATCGTCGGCGGCGGCCCTTCAGGTTTAATCGCCAGCAGGGAACTGGCTTTAAACGGTGTGAAAGTCCTGCTCATCGAGCGGAACAACTATTTCGGCGGCGGGTTCTGGCTTGGCGGGTTTCTGATGAACAAGACGACGGTGCGTGCACCGGCCGATGCAATTCTTGACGAGCTGAAGATACCATATAAAGAATACAGTAAAGGTCTGATGGTTGCTGATGCGCCGCACGCGTGCTCGAAATTAATTGCCGCGGCGTGCGATGCGGGTGCGAACCTGCTCAACATGGTGGCTCTGGACGATGTGGTGCTCCATAACGAGCAAGTGACCGGAGTGGTCGTGAACTGGAGCCCGGTATCGTCACTGCCTCGCCAAATAGCGGCGATTGATCCTGTATCGCTGGCATCCCAGCTCGTGATCGACGCAACCGGTCACGACGCCTCCGTGGTGAAGAAGCTGGAGGAACGGAATCTGCTCAAGATCAAAGGTCAAGGTGCGATGTGGGTTGAAGCATCGGAAGATCTCGTCGTTAAGCACACATCTGAGCTCTACCCGGGGCTGATGGTTACCGGCATGGCTGTTGCTACGGCATACGGACTCCCCCGAATGGGGCCTACGTTCGGCGCGATGTTGCTCTCGGGGAAGAAAGTCGCGGAAATTGCGCTTGAACGACTTAAATGA
- a CDS encoding peroxiredoxin, translated as MEKELEGRTAEEITLPLLGDPAPDFEAVTTFGTLRLSDFKGSWLVLFSHPADFTPVCTTEFIAFAEIYDELKKKNTELLGLSVDSVSSHIAWARNIEEKVGVKIPFPIIADLSKEVAIKYGMLHPGQSKTETVRCVFIIDPEGILRAMLYYPLSNGRNMDEIMRLIDAFQTSDKHKVATPANWRPGDEVVVPPPKTQEMAEERMKEGYKCVDWYLCKKKL; from the coding sequence ATGGAAAAAGAGCTTGAAGGAAGAACTGCTGAGGAAATAACTCTGCCACTGCTGGGCGATCCCGCACCGGATTTTGAAGCGGTTACCACTTTTGGTACACTGCGCTTGTCAGATTTCAAAGGAAGCTGGTTGGTTCTGTTCTCGCACCCGGCCGATTTCACACCGGTCTGTACCACGGAGTTCATCGCTTTTGCCGAGATCTACGACGAACTGAAGAAGAAAAATACGGAGCTTTTGGGCTTAAGCGTCGACAGCGTCTCGTCCCATATCGCATGGGCACGGAACATCGAGGAGAAGGTCGGTGTGAAGATACCCTTTCCAATCATAGCCGATTTGTCGAAAGAAGTAGCCATCAAGTACGGAATGCTTCATCCCGGCCAGAGCAAAACGGAAACCGTGCGATGCGTCTTCATAATCGATCCAGAAGGCATTTTAAGAGCGATGCTCTACTATCCGCTCTCGAACGGACGAAACATGGATGAGATAATGCGACTCATTGATGCATTTCAGACGTCCGACAAACATAAGGTTGCAACACCGGCAAACTGGCGACCCGGCGATGAAGTTGTTGTACCACCACCAAAGACGCAGGAGATGGCAGAGGAGCGAATGAAAGAAGGCTACAAGTGCGTCGATTGGTATCTATGTAAAAAGAAACTTTAA
- a CDS encoding ABC transporter ATP-binding protein, with translation MLEIRDLTVEVEEKPIIKDLNLCIEFGEVHVLFGPNGCGKTTLLLAILGFPAYKVTRGSILFKGIDITSLPTNERVKLGMGMSFQHPPEIRGVKLGEMVNIARGRKEGALDEEVIALGKRLNISPEFLARDVNLGFSGGEVKRSEILQLVAQAPDFIMFDEPDSGVDVENVELIGDLMNELLGRDEMPSHRQRSGLVITHSGFILNYLKPDRAHVMLDGRIACSGIPDEIGRHIMEEGFERCVERCGEKAVKGEKGVC, from the coding sequence ATGCTGGAGATACGAGATTTGACCGTAGAGGTTGAAGAGAAGCCGATTATAAAGGATTTAAATCTCTGCATCGAATTTGGCGAAGTCCACGTCCTCTTTGGCCCGAATGGCTGCGGTAAAACGACGCTTTTGCTGGCGATTCTGGGTTTTCCCGCGTATAAAGTGACCAGAGGCAGTATCTTGTTCAAAGGCATTGATATAACCTCTCTTCCAACCAACGAGCGCGTGAAACTGGGTATGGGCATGTCCTTTCAGCACCCGCCGGAGATTCGCGGCGTCAAACTGGGTGAAATGGTGAATATAGCCCGGGGCAGGAAGGAAGGTGCACTAGACGAGGAGGTGATCGCGCTGGGCAAGCGGCTGAATATCTCCCCGGAGTTCTTAGCGAGAGACGTGAATCTGGGTTTTTCAGGTGGCGAGGTCAAGCGATCAGAGATTCTCCAGCTCGTTGCGCAAGCTCCGGACTTCATTATGTTTGACGAGCCCGATTCGGGCGTGGATGTCGAAAACGTCGAGCTTATCGGCGATTTAATGAATGAACTCCTGGGTCGGGACGAGATGCCCAGCCATCGGCAGCGTTCCGGCCTGGTCATTACACATAGCGGATTTATCCTGAACTACCTCAAGCCTGATCGGGCACACGTGATGCTGGATGGCAGGATCGCGTGCTCGGGCATACCCGATGAGATAGGGCGACATATAATGGAAGAGGGCTTTGAGCGCTGCGTGGAGCGCTGTGGCGAAAAGGCCGTAAAGGGTGAAAAAGGTGTGTGCTGA
- a CDS encoding Hsp20/alpha crystallin family protein, producing the protein MVWRRHIRDPWEELRRMEDWMDRMFRETWPYYLERKALPGAAGEELVETATPSVDIKDEEGKIVVAADIPGVEKGDITINVKGDMLEITAEKKEEKEEKEEGYIRRERSYRKFYRSIPLPAEVDRDKAEASLKDGVLKIEIPKLAGAEVKKIEVK; encoded by the coding sequence ATGGTTTGGAGAAGACACATTCGGGATCCCTGGGAAGAGTTAAGAAGAATGGAGGACTGGATGGATCGAATGTTCAGAGAGACCTGGCCTTACTATCTGGAGCGGAAGGCGTTACCCGGAGCCGCGGGTGAAGAACTTGTAGAGACCGCGACACCATCGGTGGACATAAAGGATGAAGAAGGCAAGATAGTCGTGGCTGCCGATATTCCGGGCGTCGAAAAGGGCGACATCACGATCAACGTTAAGGGCGATATGCTCGAGATCACTGCGGAGAAGAAGGAAGAGAAGGAGGAGAAGGAAGAAGGCTATATCAGACGGGAGCGAAGTTATCGGAAATTCTACCGATCAATACCCCTGCCAGCGGAAGTGGACCGGGATAAGGCGGAGGCATCGTTAAAGGACGGCGTGCTCAAGATCGAGATACCGAAGCTCGCCGGAGCAGAAGTAAAGAAGATCGAGGTAAAATAA
- a CDS encoding DUF763 domain-containing protein — protein sequence MKKLGTVDLPLHGGKAPQWLLKRMKGLAHAIFEVIVDEYGVNGAIEKLADPLWFQSLSCALAYDWHSSGTTTVVCGVLKSVIEPEEFGFGIAGGKGKASRKTLSDIDAFGDTLRLSDAKLAELKYASRISAKVDNACVQDGYQLYHHSMFVTEKGKWAVIQQGMNPGDRYARRYHWLSSSVKRYVEEPHQGIVGRQCETVLDLTSKESRGCRGTSVDLARTNPKELERVYKELSGGDAKKLKSDQTTLATFDVIPAVEFKGKVTALKGGDLRYRMPRRVNWDALHEVYDKQPANYEEFLCVRGVGPATVRALALVSELIYGEPASWRDPVKFSYAFGGKDGVPYPVDKRTMDETTELIRNALKEAKVSQTMVADVLKRMPRAL from the coding sequence TTGAAGAAGCTGGGCACGGTAGATTTGCCACTTCACGGTGGGAAAGCGCCGCAGTGGCTGCTGAAGCGAATGAAAGGTTTAGCGCACGCCATCTTCGAGGTGATCGTGGATGAATACGGCGTTAACGGCGCGATAGAGAAGTTGGCCGATCCGCTTTGGTTCCAATCACTCTCCTGCGCACTCGCGTATGACTGGCACAGCAGCGGGACGACGACCGTAGTCTGCGGCGTTTTGAAATCGGTGATCGAGCCCGAAGAATTCGGATTTGGGATTGCCGGCGGAAAGGGCAAGGCGTCGAGAAAGACGCTGTCGGATATCGATGCGTTCGGTGATACGTTACGACTCAGCGATGCGAAGCTGGCGGAGCTGAAATACGCGAGCAGAATATCCGCGAAGGTTGATAACGCCTGCGTACAGGACGGCTATCAGCTTTATCATCACTCGATGTTCGTTACGGAGAAGGGCAAATGGGCGGTCATCCAGCAGGGCATGAATCCCGGAGACCGGTATGCGCGGAGATACCACTGGCTCTCATCGTCCGTGAAACGGTACGTGGAGGAGCCGCATCAGGGAATCGTCGGTCGACAGTGCGAGACTGTGCTGGATCTCACGTCAAAAGAGAGCCGGGGATGTCGTGGAACGTCCGTTGATCTTGCACGAACGAACCCAAAGGAATTAGAACGGGTTTACAAAGAACTGAGCGGTGGTGACGCTAAAAAGCTAAAGAGCGATCAAACGACGCTTGCGACGTTCGACGTGATCCCCGCAGTCGAGTTCAAGGGCAAAGTCACCGCGTTGAAAGGAGGGGATTTACGATACCGAATGCCGCGCCGAGTGAACTGGGATGCACTGCATGAGGTTTACGATAAGCAGCCGGCGAATTACGAGGAGTTCCTGTGCGTACGGGGTGTGGGGCCGGCGACCGTGCGTGCGTTAGCGCTCGTTTCCGAGTTGATCTATGGTGAGCCGGCGAGCTGGCGGGACCCGGTCAAGTTCTCGTACGCCTTCGGCGGAAAGGACGGCGTGCCGTATCCTGTGGATAAACGCACCATGGACGAGACGACCGAACTCATACGTAACGCGCTGAAGGAAGCGAAGGTTAGCCAGACGATGGTCGCTGATGTGCTAAAGCGAATGCCGCGCGCGCTATAA
- a CDS encoding ferritin family protein, which yields MEERLKALEIAMERELDAKAFYLDASEKITNAYAQDMFRSFAKEEEKHLEKVKEMYKKLDAEKTWPKLITSIGDMVTVRTVSMDAVQVVDMATKDLEVSLEILKLGIEREERSMKFYHELAEKAIDPFEKRFFIALEHEERGHYLTLWDFREYLEDPEGWYSMKEGFRLDGG from the coding sequence ATGGAAGAGCGATTGAAGGCGCTTGAAATCGCCATGGAACGCGAATTGGATGCCAAGGCGTTTTATCTGGACGCAAGTGAGAAGATTACCAACGCCTACGCACAGGATATGTTCAGATCGTTCGCCAAAGAGGAAGAGAAGCATCTGGAGAAGGTCAAGGAGATGTACAAAAAGCTCGACGCGGAGAAAACGTGGCCAAAATTGATAACCTCCATCGGCGACATGGTTACCGTTCGGACGGTTTCAATGGACGCTGTGCAGGTCGTCGATATGGCGACAAAGGACCTTGAAGTGAGCCTCGAGATCTTGAAGCTGGGCATCGAGCGCGAGGAACGAAGCATGAAGTTCTATCACGAGCTGGCAGAGAAAGCCATCGACCCGTTTGAGAAGCGATTCTTCATCGCATTGGAGCATGAGGAACGCGGCCATTATCTCACGCTCTGGGATTTCCGCGAGTATCTTGAAGAT